In Anaerohalosphaeraceae bacterium, the genomic window GTGCACCTCCTCGGCGTCGGGCATCTGGGAGGCCAGTATCCGCAACTGTGTCAAGAAGGACGAACCCATCCTGTGCACCATGTGCGGGGCGTTCAGTGATAAATGGGCTGATGTTGCTCGTTCCTGCGGACGGATTGTGGATGAGCTGAAGGTCGAATGGGGACAGGCCACAACGCCTGAGCTGATTGACAAGGCCCTCTCAGCCAAGAAATATGCCGCCATTACCCTGGTCTATAACGAAACCAGCACCGGCTTGACCAATCCGGTCTATGAAATCAGCGAGATGATGAAAAAGAAATATCCGGATGTGCTGGTTTTTGTCGATGCCGTCAGCGGCATGGTCGGTCTGCCGATTCATTTTGACCAGCTCGGCTGGGATGTGGTCTTCGCCTCCGTCCAGAAGGCCTTTGCGATTCCGCCGGGATTTACGGTAACGGCCGTCAGCAAACGGGCCCTCGAAAAGAGCAAATCCGTTCCCGAGCGGGGCTATTACTTCGATTTCCAGGCCTTTGCCAAATCCGCGGAAAAAGACCAGACGCCGACTACCCCCTCGATTCCGCATATTATGGCTCTGCATTATCAGTGTACGCGTCTGCTGGCCGAAGGCATGGAAAATGTCTGGAAACGGCACAAGGCAATGGGGGAATATGCCCGGGCCTGGGCCAAAGAACACTTTGCGCTCTTCTGTGAGGAAAAATATGCCTCCAACACCCTTACCACGGTCAAAAATACACGCGGCATTGATATTCCGACCGTGATTAAGAACGTTCAGGCCAAGCACAACGTCCTTTTCGGCAACGGCTACGGCAAGCTTAAGAATGAGACCTTCCGGGTGGCCCATATGGGCGACATCACCCTCGAGGACCTCAAGCAGGTGCTGGCCTGGATTGAGGACGAAATCAAATAACCGGATTTCGCCGCAATTTTCAAGGCCTGTCGAACCCTTCGGCAGGCCTTTTTTTTGCCGTCTATTGCAATATCCTTTCAAACAGGATATATTGGTTCGGTTAAACAAACGGAAAGAATCAGGAGTCAAAACAATGGCCAAAAACATTGCAATTGCCGGGGTTACCGGTGCGGTCGGGCAGGAGTTCCTGAGAATTCTCGAGGAACGAAATTTCCCCTTTAACCAGTGCCGAATGCTGGCTTCCAGCCGGTCTGTGGGCAAAAAAGTCACCCTGAAGGGCAAAGAATATACCGTCGAGGAACTGACTCATGACAGTTTCGAGGGGGTGGATATTGCCCTGTTTTCCGCCGGCGGGGCGCGCAGCAAGGAATTTGCCCCCTCCGCCGTCAAGGCCGGGGCCGTCGTGGTGGACAACTCTTCGGCCTTCCGGATGGACCCCGATGTGCCGCTGGTTGTGCCGGAAATCAATCCGCAGGATATTTACAAGCACAAAGGGATTATTGCCAACCCAAACTGCACAACCATTATTGCGATTGTCGTCGTCTGGCCGCTGCACAAGGCCAACCCAGTCAAGCGCATGGTGGTCAGCAGTTATCAGGCCGCCAGCGGGGCGGGCCAGTCTGCCATGCTCGAACTGCTCCAGCAGGCCCGCGAGGTCCTCGACGGCAAGCCCGTCACTGTCAAGAATCTCAAGTACCAGCTGGCCTTCAATGTGTATTGCCACGACTCGAAAATCGGTCCAAACGGCTACAACGAAGAAGAAATGAAACTGGTCAACGAGACCCGCAAAATCTTCCATTGTCCGGATATTGCGATTACAGGAACCTGTGTGCGGGTTCCGGTCCTGCGGGCCCACAGCGAGAGCATTAACCTGGAGTTTACTCATCCGATTACGCCCGAGGAAGTCCGCCAGCTCCTGAGCGCGGCCCCGGGTGTAAAAATTATCGATGACCGGGCCAACAATCGGTTCCCGATGCCGCTGGATGCGACGGGCAAGGACGATGTATTTGTCGGACGCATTCGCCAGGATGAATCCATCCCGGACAACCGCGGCATCAATCTGTGGGTTTCGGGCGACCAAATCCGCAAGGGGGCGGCCCTGAACGCCGTTCAAATCGCCGAGAAACTGCTTTAACAGCAGGAGCTTTTCAGGTACTCTATAGGCCGGTTTTTATCCGGCCTTTTTTTATGTGATGGACAGAAGAAAGATTAAACTGACCATTCAGTACAATGGAAGCCGCTTTCACGGCTGGGCGGCCCAGCCGGGGCTGCCTACTATTCAGGGGACAATCGAAGAGGCCTTTGAAAAACTGTGCGGTCAAAAGGTTGAAGTGGTTGGCTCTTCGCGTACGGATGCCGGTGTTCATGCACTCGGTCAGGTTGCTCATGCGGTTCTGG contains:
- a CDS encoding aspartate-semialdehyde dehydrogenase, with product MAKNIAIAGVTGAVGQEFLRILEERNFPFNQCRMLASSRSVGKKVTLKGKEYTVEELTHDSFEGVDIALFSAGGARSKEFAPSAVKAGAVVVDNSSAFRMDPDVPLVVPEINPQDIYKHKGIIANPNCTTIIAIVVVWPLHKANPVKRMVVSSYQAASGAGQSAMLELLQQAREVLDGKPVTVKNLKYQLAFNVYCHDSKIGPNGYNEEEMKLVNETRKIFHCPDIAITGTCVRVPVLRAHSESINLEFTHPITPEEVRQLLSAAPGVKIIDDRANNRFPMPLDATGKDDVFVGRIRQDESIPDNRGINLWVSGDQIRKGAALNAVQIAEKLL
- a CDS encoding alanine--glyoxylate aminotransferase family protein, translating into MTDWKNPPKLFIPGPVHVLPEVLQQLARPTLGHRNKEYSQLHKETVDMLKKILFTEQHVFLCTSSASGIWEASIRNCVKKDEPILCTMCGAFSDKWADVARSCGRIVDELKVEWGQATTPELIDKALSAKKYAAITLVYNETSTGLTNPVYEISEMMKKKYPDVLVFVDAVSGMVGLPIHFDQLGWDVVFASVQKAFAIPPGFTVTAVSKRALEKSKSVPERGYYFDFQAFAKSAEKDQTPTTPSIPHIMALHYQCTRLLAEGMENVWKRHKAMGEYARAWAKEHFALFCEEKYASNTLTTVKNTRGIDIPTVIKNVQAKHNVLFGNGYGKLKNETFRVAHMGDITLEDLKQVLAWIEDEIK